A DNA window from Mesorhizobium sp. C432A contains the following coding sequences:
- the tsaE gene encoding tRNA (adenosine(37)-N6)-threonylcarbamoyltransferase complex ATPase subunit type 1 TsaE, with protein MTVVVLERFLADEAATARLGEDLAMALRPGDVLALKGDLGAGKSTLARALIRALADDAGLDVPSPTFTLVQSYDTRIPVHHFDLYRLSSAGEMDELGFDEALLQGAALVEWPERAEAALPRTSIWIELVHQDEGRLAKLSGQGVAFERVARSLAMRDFLKTAGWGDAARRHFVGDASARSYEIVSLAGLAPRVLMNSPRLVLGPPVRDGKPYAVIAHTAQSVTAFVAIDKALLAQGVSVPRIHAEDLERGFLLLEHLGSEGFLDGNDEPVAERYAAAAELLAMMHGKTWPQRMEAVPGVFHEVPPFDRAAMLIEADLLVDWYVPMVTGSPASEALRAGYHREWNAVLDRLDTQEYTLMLRDFHSPNIIWRGDRKGHDRLGIVDVQDALMGPAAYDVASLAMDARVTVSPDIEQRTVDAYVAARHAAVGFDEDAFRAAYAIMAAQRNSKILGIFVRLEKRDGKPYYLRHLPRIRDYLRRALAHPALAQLKEFYMAHGLLEERLP; from the coding sequence ATGACTGTTGTTGTGCTGGAGCGTTTTCTCGCCGACGAGGCTGCGACCGCAAGGCTCGGCGAGGACCTGGCCATGGCGCTGCGGCCGGGCGACGTGCTGGCGCTCAAGGGCGATCTCGGCGCCGGCAAGTCGACGCTGGCGCGGGCCCTGATCAGGGCGCTGGCCGATGATGCCGGCCTCGATGTGCCGAGCCCTACCTTCACCTTGGTGCAAAGCTACGACACGCGCATCCCCGTGCACCATTTCGATCTCTATCGCCTGTCCTCGGCCGGCGAGATGGACGAGCTGGGTTTCGACGAGGCGCTGCTGCAGGGCGCTGCCCTTGTCGAGTGGCCGGAACGGGCGGAGGCCGCTCTTCCGAGAACGTCGATCTGGATCGAACTCGTCCATCAGGACGAAGGACGATTGGCGAAACTATCGGGCCAAGGCGTTGCCTTCGAACGCGTGGCGCGATCGCTGGCGATGCGCGATTTCCTCAAAACGGCCGGTTGGGGCGACGCCGCGCGGCGCCATTTCGTCGGCGACGCCTCGGCGCGCTCTTACGAGATTGTTTCGCTCGCCGGCCTTGCGCCGCGCGTGCTGATGAATTCGCCGCGGCTGGTGCTGGGGCCGCCGGTGCGCGACGGCAAGCCCTATGCCGTGATCGCCCACACGGCGCAGTCGGTCACCGCTTTCGTCGCCATCGACAAGGCGCTGCTGGCGCAAGGTGTCAGTGTCCCAAGAATCCATGCCGAGGATCTCGAACGGGGCTTTCTGCTGCTGGAGCATCTGGGCTCGGAAGGTTTTCTCGACGGCAATGATGAGCCGGTGGCCGAGCGCTACGCGGCAGCGGCCGAATTGCTGGCGATGATGCATGGGAAGACCTGGCCGCAGCGCATGGAGGCCGTGCCGGGCGTCTTCCACGAGGTGCCGCCCTTCGATCGCGCCGCCATGCTGATCGAAGCCGATCTCTTGGTCGATTGGTATGTGCCGATGGTGACCGGCAGCCCGGCAAGCGAGGCTTTACGCGCCGGCTATCACAGGGAATGGAACGCGGTTCTCGACCGGCTGGACACACAGGAATACACGCTGATGCTGCGCGACTTCCATTCGCCCAACATCATCTGGCGCGGTGACCGCAAAGGCCACGACCGCCTCGGCATCGTCGACGTCCAGGACGCGCTGATGGGTCCGGCGGCCTATGATGTTGCGTCGCTGGCCATGGATGCCCGCGTCACCGTTTCGCCCGATATCGAGCAGCGGACCGTGGACGCCTATGTCGCTGCGCGCCACGCCGCCGTCGGCTTCGATGAGGACGCCTTCCGCGCGGCCTATGCGATCATGGCGGCGCAGCGCAATTCAAAGATCCTCGGCATTTTCGTGCGGCTCGAAAAGCGCGACGGCAAGCCCTATTATCTCCGACACCTGCCGCGCATCCGCGATTATCTCAGGCGGGCGCTGGCGCACCCGGCGCTGGCTCAGCTGAAGGAGTTTTACATGGCACATGGCCTGCTGGAGGAACGGCTCCCGTGA
- a CDS encoding PAS domain-containing sensor histidine kinase encodes MPGENPPRAGSAVSGGHDDSDSNGSVTTGGGLKRRVGARTAGFLATSALAGPLTSFAAHAEPAIAQKAGLSVSAVEVIQLAMFVGVMGAALVSAIFLIRERARTSAQNVELRARIADINAALQRSEALLNLRDQRVIVWASENKKPELIGTLPLESGAPDDRAAFLAFGRWLMPRSAAALENAVAGLREKAKPFDLVIESQAGAPLEVHGRKSAAHVLVRFVSLSETQRSQARLKIENQRLAADYETMIGLLDALPMPAWLRATDGRLKWVNRAYAGAVEAPNAETAVREAKEFLGGQAREQIAAQHKSRPIFEQTLSTVIEGDRRVFAVTDFAGADGSAGLACDTSATETIRGEYERTVRSHADTLDQLNTAVAIFDANEKLRFFNQAFQKLWGLDPGFLHSAPDNALLLDRLRSEGKIAEQPEWRRWKEGLLGAYRAVESQEHWWHLPDGKTIRVVANPQPKGGVTWVFENLTEKMDLESRYQTAVRVQGETLDNLAEGVAVFGPDGRLRLSNPAFVALWGLSQDVIKPNVHVSAIRDLSDQRAVDSPWGGFVAAITGFDDERRDRHGQTELKNGTVLSYAVIPLPNGQVMMTFVDVTDSVNVERALKDKNEALQKSDQLKNEFVQHVSYELRSPLTNIIGFTELLSLPATGPLSPKQREYVEHVGSSSSVLLTIVNDILDLATVDAGIMQLDISEVSVERTIEAAAELVADRLQEHSIKLRIDAAAAPKSFHGDETRVRQILYNLLSNAANYAPEASTITLACRHLEQGVEFSVHDNGPGMPPDLLDSVFRRFEPRTNGGRRRGAGLGLSIVKSFVELHGGSVRIETGKDKGTTVICTFPDAPSGIRAAAE; translated from the coding sequence ATGCCGGGGGAAAACCCGCCTCGCGCGGGATCGGCCGTTTCCGGCGGCCATGACGATTCCGATAGCAATGGCTCCGTCACGACAGGCGGTGGCCTGAAGAGGCGCGTTGGCGCCCGCACCGCCGGCTTTCTTGCCACCTCAGCTCTTGCCGGCCCGCTTACCTCGTTTGCCGCCCATGCCGAGCCGGCCATTGCGCAGAAGGCCGGACTGTCGGTCAGCGCGGTCGAAGTCATCCAGCTCGCCATGTTCGTCGGCGTCATGGGCGCGGCACTGGTCTCGGCCATCTTCCTGATCCGCGAAAGAGCCCGCACCTCGGCGCAGAATGTCGAACTCAGAGCCCGCATTGCCGACATCAATGCGGCGCTGCAGCGCTCCGAGGCGCTGCTCAATCTGCGTGACCAGCGCGTCATCGTCTGGGCGTCGGAGAACAAGAAGCCGGAGCTGATCGGCACGCTGCCGCTGGAAAGCGGTGCGCCGGACGACCGTGCAGCCTTCCTCGCCTTCGGCCGCTGGCTGATGCCGCGCTCGGCGGCGGCGCTCGAAAATGCCGTCGCTGGTCTGCGCGAGAAAGCGAAACCCTTTGATCTCGTGATCGAATCGCAGGCCGGGGCGCCGCTTGAAGTGCATGGCCGCAAGAGCGCCGCGCATGTGCTGGTGCGCTTCGTCTCGCTGTCGGAAACTCAGAGGAGCCAAGCCAGGCTGAAGATCGAGAACCAGCGTCTGGCCGCCGACTACGAGACCATGATCGGCCTGCTCGACGCCTTGCCGATGCCGGCCTGGCTGCGCGCCACCGACGGGCGGCTGAAATGGGTCAACCGTGCCTATGCCGGAGCGGTCGAGGCACCGAACGCCGAGACCGCCGTGCGCGAAGCCAAGGAATTCCTCGGCGGCCAAGCGCGCGAACAGATCGCCGCGCAGCACAAATCGCGCCCAATCTTCGAACAAACGCTGTCGACAGTGATCGAGGGCGACCGCCGCGTGTTCGCCGTCACCGACTTCGCCGGTGCGGACGGCTCGGCCGGCCTTGCCTGCGACACCAGCGCCACCGAAACCATTCGCGGCGAATATGAGCGCACGGTGCGCAGCCATGCCGACACGCTCGACCAGCTCAACACGGCGGTGGCGATCTTCGATGCCAACGAGAAGTTGCGCTTCTTCAACCAGGCGTTCCAGAAACTGTGGGGGCTGGACCCGGGCTTCCTGCACAGCGCGCCCGACAATGCGCTGCTGCTCGACCGGCTGCGCAGCGAAGGCAAGATCGCCGAGCAGCCGGAATGGCGGCGCTGGAAAGAAGGCCTGCTTGGCGCCTACCGCGCGGTGGAATCGCAAGAGCATTGGTGGCATCTGCCCGACGGCAAGACCATCCGCGTGGTGGCCAACCCGCAGCCGAAGGGCGGCGTGACCTGGGTGTTCGAGAACCTGACCGAGAAGATGGACCTGGAAAGCCGCTACCAGACGGCGGTGCGGGTCCAGGGCGAAACGCTCGACAATCTGGCCGAAGGCGTCGCGGTGTTCGGCCCCGATGGGCGGCTGCGCCTGTCGAACCCGGCCTTTGTCGCGCTGTGGGGACTGAGCCAGGATGTGATCAAGCCCAACGTCCATGTCTCGGCGATCCGCGATCTCAGCGACCAGCGCGCCGTCGACAGCCCGTGGGGCGGGTTCGTCGCCGCCATCACCGGTTTCGACGACGAGCGCCGCGACCGCCATGGCCAGACCGAACTGAAGAACGGCACAGTGCTCAGCTACGCCGTCATCCCGCTGCCCAACGGCCAGGTGATGATGACCTTTGTGGACGTCACCGACAGCGTCAATGTCGAGCGCGCGCTGAAGGACAAGAACGAAGCGCTGCAGAAATCCGACCAGCTGAAGAACGAGTTCGTGCAGCACGTCTCCTACGAGCTGCGCTCGCCGCTGACCAACATTATCGGCTTTACCGAGCTTCTGTCGCTGCCGGCGACCGGGCCGCTCAGCCCAAAGCAGCGCGAATATGTCGAGCATGTCGGCTCGTCATCCTCGGTGCTACTCACCATCGTCAACGACATACTCGACCTCGCCACCGTCGACGCCGGCATCATGCAGCTCGACATTTCGGAAGTAAGCGTCGAGCGCACCATCGAGGCCGCGGCCGAACTGGTCGCCGACCGGCTGCAAGAACATTCGATCAAGCTCCGGATCGACGCCGCTGCGGCGCCGAAGAGTTTTCACGGCGACGAGACCCGGGTTCGCCAGATCCTCTACAATCTGCTCAGCAACGCCGCCAATTACGCGCCGGAGGCGAGCACTATCACGCTTGCCTGCCGGCATTTGGAGCAAGGTGTGGAATTCTCCGTCCATGACAACGGCCCCGGCATGCCGCCGGACCTGCTCGATTCGGTGTTCCGCCGCTTCGAGCCGCGCACCAATGGCGGGCGCCGGCGCGGTGCGGGCTTAGGCCTGTCGATCGTCAAGAGCTTTGTCGAGCTGCACGGCGGCAGCGTGCGCATCGAGACCGGCAAGGACAAGGGCACCACCGTCATCTGCACCTTCCCCGATGCACCGTCGGGCATCCGCGCCGCGGCCGAGTAG
- a CDS encoding nucleotidyltransferase family protein — MVLAAGLGKRMRPITDTMPKPLVRIAGRTLLDWGLDSLEAAGVEKAIVNVHYLPDQIVAHIAHRRAPKIVISDERDALLNSAGGIVKALPLLGAGPFYIINADTFWIDSGQPSLERLALAWDGAKMDILLMLTDLDSATGHGVGTDFLMAPDGGLRRSKGDPAGLIYAGAAIVNPAIFRDAPAGAHSLNTYFDKAIASGRLFGMQMRGSWITVGTPDAIPQAEAAVADALAKVV; from the coding sequence ATGGTGCTGGCGGCTGGTCTTGGCAAGCGCATGCGGCCGATCACCGACACCATGCCGAAGCCGCTGGTGCGGATAGCCGGCAGGACCTTGCTCGACTGGGGGCTGGACAGTCTCGAAGCGGCCGGCGTCGAGAAAGCCATCGTCAACGTGCACTATCTGCCGGACCAGATCGTCGCCCATATCGCCCACAGGCGGGCGCCAAAGATCGTCATTTCCGACGAGCGCGACGCGCTGCTGAATTCGGCGGGTGGCATCGTCAAGGCATTGCCGCTGCTGGGTGCCGGACCCTTCTACATCATCAACGCCGATACGTTCTGGATCGACAGCGGCCAGCCCAGCCTCGAGCGCCTTGCCCTTGCATGGGACGGCGCGAAAATGGATATTCTGCTGATGCTTACCGATCTCGACTCGGCCACCGGACACGGTGTCGGCACGGATTTCCTGATGGCGCCGGATGGCGGCCTGCGGCGCTCGAAAGGCGATCCGGCCGGGTTGATCTATGCCGGAGCGGCAATCGTCAATCCCGCCATCTTCAGGGATGCGCCGGCCGGGGCGCATTCGCTCAACACCTATTTCGACAAGGCAATCGCCTCTGGCCGTCTGTTCGGCATGCAGATGCGCGGAAGCTGGATCACCGTCGGCACTCCCGACGCCATTCCGCAGGCGGAAGCGGCGGTCGCCGACGCTCTCGCGAAGGTGGTATGA